A single genomic interval of Musa acuminata AAA Group cultivar baxijiao chromosome BXJ3-4, Cavendish_Baxijiao_AAA, whole genome shotgun sequence harbors:
- the LOC103970168 gene encoding probable 2-oxoglutarate-dependent dioxygenase AOP1, with translation MQQALKSLLGLVTPAIDFDRERCLCFRVGWAEKRERRMAAAVAAAAAKERGLPKIDFTGVGQADTGSPSWEAVREQVMQALGSYGCFEAVYDRVTPQLRGSILEMAAEELFPLPLEAKIKNTSDKPFGGYLGQISGFDYESLAITDAPLPHGAPRFCGLLWPDGNPDFCEKAYTFSKKLGELEEMVRRMVLESLGVTEYHEEQSASIWYLLRFSKYGAVGDGEQEEEGERKKAGYMAHRDVNTLGIVCQLNGVDGLEVDSGDGQWIPAKPSSPTSYFVIAGDTFRAWSNGRVTAPLHRVNVGGEDTRYSVILFSVPKDEAVIQAPAELVDERRPTLFRPFAFGEFLRFCATEEGMKAECKLSAYCGRAAAAEAAEA, from the exons ATGCAACAGGCTTTGAAATCGTTGCTGGGTCTCGTGACTCCGGCCATCGATTTTGACCGAGAACGGTGTCTGTGCTTTCGGGTGGGTTGggcagagaagagagagagacggatggcggcggcggtagcagcagcagcagctaaagAACGAGGTCTCCCGAAGATCGACTTCACCGGCGTCGGCCAGGCCGACACCGGATCGCCTAGCTGGGAGGCTGTGCGGGAGCAGGTGATGCAAGCGCTTGGGTCCTACGGCTGCTTTGAGGCGGTGTACGACCGGGTTACTCCCCAGCTCCGTGGCTCGATCTTGGAGATGGCCGCCGAGGAACTGTTCCCGCTGCCTCTCGAGGCCAAGATCAAGAACACGTCCGACAAGCCCTTCGGCGGTTACCTCGGCCAGATCTCGGGCTTCGACTATGAGAGCCTCGCCATCACGGACGCGCCCCTTCCTCACGGCGCCCCAAGGTTCTGCGGCCTCCTGTGGCCCGACGGGAACCCCGATTTCTG CGAGAAGGCGTATACGTTCTCCAAGAAACTGGGAGAACTGGAGGAGATGGTGAGGAGGATGGTGTTGGAGAGCCTGGGGGTGACCGAGTACCACGAGGAGCAGTCGGCGTCCATCTGGTACCTGCTTCGTTTCTCCAAGTACGGTGCGGTCGGTGACGGCgaacaggaggaggagggagagaggaAGAAGGCGGGATATATGGCGCACCGGGACGTCAACACGCTGGGGATCGTGTGCCAGCTGAACGGGGTGGATGGGCTGGAGGTGGACAGCGGAGACGGGCAGTGGATCCCCGCCAAGCCCAGCTCCCCCACCTCCTACTTCGTCATCGCCGGCGATACCTTTCGG GCATGGAGCAATGGCAGGGTGACCGCCCCTCTGCATCGCGTCAACGTGGGTGGCGAGGACACGAGATACTCTGTCATACTTTTCTCAGTTCCCAAGGACGAGGCGGTGATCCAAGCCCCGGCGGAGCTGGTGGACGAACGCCGCCCCACCCTTTTCCGTCCTTTCGCCTTCGGCGAGTTCTTGCGGTTCTGCGCTACAGAGGAGGGCATGAAGGCCGAGTGCAAGCTGAGTGCTTATTGCGGTCGGGCGGCCGCAGCGGAGGCGGCGGAAGCATGA
- the LOC103970080 gene encoding indole-3-pyruvate monooxygenase YUCCA1 produces MGSAREAEGEISPATWTPGPIIVGAGPSGLAAAACLADVGIPSTVLEKSSCVASLWQHRTYDRLRLHLPKQFCELPLMGFPKGFPKYPSKQQFVSYMESYAAAFGVRPRFRTEVLAAEFDGAIGAWRVRTRDGGELVSRWLVVATGENAEPVIPEFPGMERFGGRVVHTCAYKCGADFKGEKVLVVGCGNSGMEVSLDLCRHGARPYMVVRNTVRVLPREMLGLSTFGVSMALLRWLPLRLVDQFLCAMAHLLLGDTDRLGLRRPKTGPIELKNLTGKTPVLDVGALAQIKSGNIKVMQGLKEMTTGGAKFVDGTEMQFDSIIMATGYKSNVPSWLKGDCGLFTKEGMAKDPFPGGWKGEKGLYCVGFTRRGLLGASHDALNIARDVLLRWKEPRHMAMR; encoded by the exons ATGGGTTCCGCAAGGGAAGCTGAAGGCGAGATAAGCCCTGCTACCTGGACGCCGGGCCCCATCATTGTGGGCGCTGGCCCCTCGGGCCTTGCCGCCGCGGCTTGCCTCGCCGACGTCGGCATCCCCTCTACCGTCCTCGAGAAGTCGAGCTGCGTCGCCTCGCTCTGGCAGCACCGCACCTATGACCGCTTGCGCCTCCACCTCCCCAAGCAGTTCTGCGAGCTCCCGCTGATGGGCTTCCCTAAGGGATTCCCCAAGTACCCGTCGAAGCAGCAGTTCGTATCCTACATGGAGTCCTACGCCGCCGCATTCGGCGTCCGGCCGCGGTTCCGGACCGAGGTCCTGGCTGCGGAGTTCGACGGGGCGATCGGGGCTTGGAGAGTCCGGACTCGCGATGGGGGCGAGCTTGTGAGCCGTTGGCTGGTGGTGGCGACGGGAGAGAACGCAGAGCCGGTGATCCCGGAGTTCCCGGGGATGGAGCGGTTCGGCGGGCGCGTTGTCCATACGTGCGCCTACAAGTGCGGGGCGGACTTCAAGGGGGAGAAGGTGTTGGTGGTAGGGTGCGGGAATTCCGGCATGGAGGTCAGTTTGGACCTCTGCCGCCATGGCGCAAGGCCTTACATGGTGGTCAGGAACACC GTGCGTGTGTTGCCGCGTGAGATGCTGGGGCTGTCGACGTTTGGAGTGTCCATGGCGCTCCTGAGATGGCTGCCGCTGAGGCTGGTGGACCAGTTCCTGTGCGCCATGGCCCATCTCCTGCTCGGCGACACTGACAGGCTCGGCCTCCGAAGGCCCAAGACGGGCCCCATCGAGCTCAAGAACCTCACGGGCAAGACCCCGGTCCTCGACGTGGGCGCCCTCGCCCAAATCAAATCAGGCAACATTAAG GTAATGCAGGGGCTGAAGGAGATGACAACGGGAGGAGCCAAGTTCGTGGACGGGACAGAGATGCAGTTCGACTCGATCATTATGGCGACGGGTTACAAGAGCAACGTACCTTCGTGGCTCAAG GGTGATTGTGGCCTGTTCACGAAGGAGGGCATGGCCAAAGACCCATTCCCCGGCGGATGGAAAGGGGAGAAGGGGCTCTACTGCGTGGGCTTCACCCGGCGAGGCCTCCTCGGGGCCTCCCATGACGCTCTCAACATCGCCCGCGACGTCCTTCTCCGGTGGAAGGAACCCCGTCATATGGCCATGCGGTGA